A segment of the Hyperolius riggenbachi isolate aHypRig1 chromosome 8, aHypRig1.pri, whole genome shotgun sequence genome:
aaatcacattgaatgctaaattgcaggcctaacgtgctttaaaacatcttgcgtgtgtatacatcaatcagggagtgtaattagagtactgcttcacactgacacaccaaactcactgtgtaacgcaccgcaaacagctgtttgtgtagtgacggccatgctggactactgcgcaacatggcgagattgctcttcctcactcagtgatgtcaggtaatgtgtgacttccttctcaactttccatggcattgttaaaaagcttacgttttgtttttaaattacattttctacttgctgtgtacttgttcagtaccgctacaatgagaatcctgtggaggcgggcaagtctgccattgtgaccccgggtaatggccgggtaatgaggggtttgaatccggtgtggagcctgagcaacggctaccactacacatccaaggagggcagcaggcaggcacgcccgcccgcccgccccgaggtagtgaccaaaaataacaatacaggaggaggactttcgaggccctgctgtgtatttgaaatgaatgtactttaaatcctttaacgagaaccagttatggcaggcaaagatgacaccacattcctttcacgagaatcatatggaggcgagcaagtcctgccatttgtgaccccgggtaatggccggggaatgaggggtttgaatccggtgtggagcctgagcaacggctaccactgcacatccaggcaaggagggcagcaggcaggcatgcatgcacgcccgccctgaggtagtgaccaaaaataacaatacaggactcaggaggaccttttgcggccctattgtcatgaatcaactttaaatccttcaacgggaatccgttatggcgggcaaagatgacaccgcattcctttcacgagaatcatatggaggcgggcaagtctgccatttgtgaccccgggtaatggctggggaatgaggggtttgaatccggtgtggagcctgagcaacggctaccactgcacatccaggcaaggagggcagcaggcaggcaggcatgcacgcccgccctgaggtagtgaccaaaaataacaatacaggactcaggaggaccttttgcggccctaattgtcatgaatcaactttaaatcctttaacgggaatccgttatagcgggcaaagatgacacccacATTCCttccacgagaatcatatggaggcgggcaagtctgccatttgtgagtgaccccgggttatggccggggaatgagggatggaatccggtgtggagcctgagcaacggctaccactgcacatccaaggagggcagcaggcaggcatgcaatacaggactttgaggccctaattgtaatgaatgaactttaaatccttttaacgggaatccgttatggagggcaagtctgccattgtcaccgcggggaatgaaggttggattccggcccgaagtgggagcctgctgagacccatgctgtagctgccctgaccgtgctttgcagaccaggcatctgtggtcagatggacccttgacccagcggaagacaaaccaagtcgaaagcatttgccaagaatgtttgacggagggcaagtttttttgcctttttttaaattgtttgaaaatgtagatggttgtatttttaaattgtttgaaactttagatggttgtattttttaattgtttgaaactttagatggttgtatttttaaattgtttgaaactttagatggttgtatttttaaattgtttgaaactttagatggttgtatttttaaattgtttaaaagtgtatccattcttcctccccccagccacgaacaataccacgggaacgtggagcagcagaagccccctgtgacggctgccgtggttgttctcagcggtttgtcttttgaggggtgctgcttttcctcaggtgttcttgccatagctgtttgtgccttctctccaggtgccttcgtaaggcacttgtccctacgtgacagttggcctttccacggctcaatttttgctggcagagacaacagatggctttgctccgatctgagacacacacgttaaaaaatttccaaaccgctgagcccccctgggctgatggcgctacggtggcatcagcagctgatgttgaagggcatgttggctgtctggccatagctgccgaaacatggcgccggacactgcccccagctgtttctgaggacgagctccctctgcttctatcatggagtcgtctcctcctagtcctctctgactcctcctctgaactgtccccctggtcatctcctctaccgggaacatatgtggtatccgtataatcgtcatcataatcctcctggccagctgcactttcctcagacacctcctcacggttttgggaagtgatggcacgtgccttcttttgagcactgtattttgggctaggtccgcacgaaatcacagcaacaccacctcgcacagacctgccggtgcctggtggccttcctctgggtctgcctctacctcttcctctacctggtttgtccattttgtccatctcggggggatgctaggtatatgcagtgagctgggttcactcaacacaacaggtagtaggtatatgcagtgagctgggtttactcaacacaacaggtagttatgtgcagtgatgaggtgggttaagtaaacacaacaggtagtaggtatatgcagtgagctgggttcactcaacacaacaggtagtaggtatatgcagtgagctgggttcactcaacacaacaggtagtaggtatatgcagtgagctgggttcactcaacacaacaggtagttatgtgcagtgatgaggtgggttctctcaacacaacaggtagtaggtatatgcagtgagctgggttcactcaacacaacaggtagtaggtatatgcagtgagctgggttcactcaacacaacaggtagttatgtgcagtgatgaggtgtgttaagtaaacacaacaggtagtaggtatatgcagtgagctgggttcagtcaacacaacaggtagtaggtatatgcagtgagctgggttcactcaacacaacaggtaattatgtgcagtgatgaggtgggttaagtaaacacaacaggtagtaggtatatgcagtgagctgggttcactcaacacaacaggtagtaggtatatgcagtgagctgggttcactcaacacaacaggtagtaggtatatgcagtgagctgggttcactcaacacaacaggtagttatgtgcagtgatgaggtgggttctctcaacacaacaggtagtaggtatatgcagtgagctgggttcactcaacacaacaggtagtaggtatatgcagtgagctgggttcactcaacacaacaggtagttatgtgcagtgatgaggttggttcactcaacacaacaggtagtaggtatatgcagtgagctgggttcactcaacacaacatgtagtaggtatatgcagtgagctgggtttactcaacactacaggtagttatgtgcagtgatgaggtgggttaagtaaacacaacaggtagtaggtatatgcagtgagctgggttcactcaacactacaggtagttatgtgcagtgatgaggtgggttaagtaaacacaacaggtagtagtaggatgcagtgagctgggttcactcaacacaaagctaggtatatgcagtgatgaggtgggttaagtaaacacaacaggtactgggtatatgcagtactgggtagtacaatgtgcagctccctgtcacacacacaggtagtcagtcactgaatgtgctgggctgctggcagtggcacacacacactatcaattagcaaggctgtgcatgcaacaaaagtgtcagtttgacacacagtaaaaaaaataaagtacaggatgagctctgaaaagagctaggttgctataaaagcaataacaatcagccaggagcaaactaagcagccaagaacctaactaatctgtccctagaagaacaagtctgcagcagctcgccctagtctgtctaatagcaggcacacgagtgagtgtaatggtcgtcagaccctgccttatataaggggggggggggggggggggctccagggcttactgtagcctgaatggctacaatgtgcctgctgactgtgatgctgagggtcaaagttgaccctcatagtgcattatggggcgaatcgaacttccgcaaaggttcgtctggcgcaggcgaacacgaacccccaatgttcgcctggaaccgttcgccggcgaaccgttcgctacatctctattcacTACACTGCGCTGCTTCAGTGAGTTAAAAAACAACTTGCGCCCACTATGCACGGTTTTGTTGCGTATCATACCTTACTTAGTTATGTGcgctgcttacatagcaacgcacGCTCTTTTAAATGCCCGGTGCTGCTGTGGAGTATCGCAACTGATACGTCACTAGtcagccgctactatgttaattacttTGCAAAGTATTTCCAATTTTTTAGCTTTATTTCAGCAAGAAAGACCTCCCCAAGAAGGCAAATTTATATGTATTTGAATTGAAAACTACAATGCCATATGGGCCTCAATTCAATAAGCATTACCGCatccggtaatgctgaaaacagccaattttactgatcaccttcccacattccaattcactaaaccatTACCACACAGAAAATtagaattaccgactagtgaggtaagttaccgacttgtgcggtaaatgatTCAAGAAAtggcaagaaattgcaattcacaaagatttatgCATTCGGTGAACCAGGCAAAAGTGTTcaatatttttctccagctcttacTAGCTGATAACTCACTCTCACCATGCTGTAACATTGACAGACAACCAGTAGAGAGATCCAGgctgccaatagggagagccacacagcccttctTCTCACGCTGATTTGATGCGACATGGCGGGAGGCGGGTCTTCACTGTACCAGAGCAGGGGAAGGTGATATTTcatgaggcttttctgcatccctttagatatgAGTATCTGTATActggtatacagaagagctccccctggtggctgcagcacatctaaaaggATGTCAGGGATGCACTGCACAGAAAAccctgactcatacacacagcttccTTCTTCACAGCTGGTAAGTCACACTtactgagcagggcttagtgaattgaagcatgtttgtgcAGAAAATTGCCAAAATTCTGCCCCACGTGAaaaatctttagtgaatttggaaaaacactgcaaaataccgaatgcggtattttaccgaacAAAATGATTTTACCGAATTGCCTTTAAAAAATTAAGGCCATGTCTCAGTAATGGATGAGATGTTAGTTACTATTATGAATAACTATATCTGATCTggtctgtatactgtatgtgtgtgctgttTTAGCATTTCTCCATTTTTGCTTGAATTATCAGGCAATGATCAAGGCACTATCTTCTACATATCTTACACCAAACTATAATGGTGATGTgtagacttaaagaaaacctggaaCACAAAccccccctgggggatacttaccacgAGAGGGGGAAGCATATGGATCCTGacaaggcttccccgtcctccgctgTCCCGGCAATCCATCGCTGTGACCCCCCCCAACAGCGGCAAGGTAATCTTCATttgggctaaggcggaaatagccgagcctgattgtatctgctctactgcgcaggcgcaaaggacgGGTCGGGTTATAAttccccccctcaatatggccgccacagattgccatggctgcgcagtccgcacagacacgattgtggctgtgcagctctaggacctcctcccgCCGCGTCATCAATCAGTCATGGATTGATGATGCtgcgggaggaggccctagagctgcgcagctgcattcGCGTtgatgtggactgcgcagccgtggcaatctgtggtggccatattgaggggggaattataactcgacccgtttggaggggttggGTCCCAACCGGGGGGCAAggcggaatgaatgggagggtgtGAATGGTGTCCTCCATACATCAAGAAtttaaaaggtatttaacttttttaaacattttgacctcataagtcctttaagtattttctttgttgctagtaatttaaaaggccttttattgacaaattttaaaataccacttaggagaaaactcaggagaaaaagtgaattgcatatgggcccgtaaGGGTCAGTTAACATATCGATGAGATTTCccaccagtatagggagtttaattGCAACCTACTTCATGTAACTTATCTAAAGACAACCTTGAAAGCACGCCCAAAGTAATTAAAGTTTTTCTTGACAAATTCAGCTCTAAACCAATCCAGGAAGCACAAGTTCGAGATCTGGAAGACTCTTTACATAAAGAAAAAGTATTTGGAGCcatcagcaaaaaacaaaaaacgaaaaaaaacctTATGCTGTGGAAAAAGTAAAACCTGTATAGGTTTTGTCCccatattttaacatttttcacaaCATACTTTTATCTCCACCCAGGAAGATCTtggaaaacaagtttgctttcttaaagggaaccagagaggaacgtaataaaaaaaagaagcttttatacatacctggggcttcttccagccccataagcctggatcgctcccacgccgccatcctccgcttcctggatcggcggtaccgggtcccgtcacttccggcggacgcggccaattgtccgcatcacaggggctccctccatacccgtacgcatgcggctgcgcagtaggcagcctcatgcgtacgtacatggagggagctccgtgtgatgcggactaTTGGCCGCGtcagccggccgactggccgactggcggccatgacgggacccagtaccggcggatccaggcagcagaggacggcggcgtgggagcgatccgtgcgtatggggctggaggaagccccaggtgtgtataaaatctttttttgggggcctctggttccctttaaaagagaaagtatttgcaataattcaggttgaagggagctccgagatgtctcccagtgcatcactgctgaaatatacaaattatgcattgttgtccctggaagctagccacacctccagatctgctggaatgcaatgatgtgtcagctttttaatgttacagagccataataatccaacatgcatacagactgttttggattgattgatcctcatcagtgcatgacatggattaatgtggctctatggggtaggacaagaaacacccagagttactgagtacccagcaagctcatggtgatctTCAGTCCTATTCAGCATGGAAATTGTCTTTCCTTATGTCTCCATTCACCAAAAGGTTACAGCGTATAGCTGTAATTCTATGTAACATGTTCTCTACTCTGTGCAGGGACCCATACCTACCAATCACTATACGGCTGTGAGCTGAGAGATGACGGCAGCACTGCGGGAAACCAGCGGGATGGATATGACGGCAGAGATTTCCTGTATCTGGACACACAGAGAGGGATCTTTATCCCAGCAATTCATGAGGCTCAGCTTACAACACAGAGATGGAACAGCCCGGAggtcagagagggggagagaatgAAGAGTTTTCTGGACACTTTCTGTCTGGAGTGGCTGAAAGTATTCACTGAATATGGGAGAGACGATCTGGAGATTAGAGGTAATTACTACTCACTATAtagacccagggccggatttgtactttttaccgcccaaggccaaatacagtataccatctgtatggttgttgtctctgtgtgccccaatgagaaatctacttactttctatcattggatgtcacagacaatagctatttcagtaatatgcgtatagattataagttatgttttccttaacaacttttatgttatgtttgccatctcattaatgatggacccattgtgtctccatgtgagttaggctgatgtgtacctgcaggatagagcttacaggacttgcagggatgacacaagtacaggacagagagttcaaaggttaaagctttccttgtagatagggatggctgcataaaacagctttactgcccctcactgagccgcccctaaatttctggtgccctaggccatggcctatgtggccttgccagaaatccggccctgtatagacCCCATATATACCCACAACGTTATGTACTCACTCCATATACTCAACATACCTGTAATTCTGTTCTGTACGCATATCATACTTACTCTTATAAACTCTGCATACAAATTACTTCGCATATAAAACTTATATTTTTACATTCaagctgtaaaaaataaaatggcatacagctgggaacatccaaTTTGGAGAAGAACTTGGAAATATGGGTTGATACAAGTTAAGTAACCATTTATAATGCCAAGCAGaagctaaaagtaaaaaaaaaaaaaaaaaaaaaaaaaaaaaatgaaatgagaAATAAAAGCATGAGATGCTAGtaaactactccctctgtataaatcacttgtgatgtCACATCTGGattatggaatacagttttgggcaccacagggattttatctgattgccatctggagtcggaaatgttttttcccccttttggggctaaatgggggttttcaccttcctctggatcaccagggatatgtgagggtgcaggccagtgttgtactttattttctggttgaactcaatggacatatgtattttttttaacataagtaactatgtaaataactatgtaactattgaaTAGACATGAACATAATAGAAGAGGTACAAAGATTGGCAAGTAAATTAATCAGaggaatggaaggtctcacttatcacaaAAGGCTGGAAAACCTGTGTTTatttagcttaaaaaaaaaaatgatgactaATAGGGAAACCTgattaacatatataaatacatcatagggCAATACATAAGCTTGGTAGGTAAGATTTTTTGTCCATAGGCTTCtacaacggacaaggggacatgatctgtgtatggaggaaaaaagttgtaCCATCTATTTAGAAAAGGTTTTTTACAgttaggctggatccacactataagtgcttttctgagtgcttgctgagcgcttgtgattgctgagcgctttctgagcgctttttaaaaatcactccaaTTCAACTTAAGGATCAAGATGGTGACTATAGTTAACAGTGCTTGTTGCCTCTGAAGGGGAGGTAACCTCAGAATGTATCTTTGATCACTGATTGTCACCAAGATATCTGCTGTTCATTAGCCATGTTGTGGAATATTAAGCATTTTTTATTCCTGTATTGTATTTTGCTAtttgcgttgctagccccaaagatcagtggcacgtgccccagatctattctggggtgccccagatgtctcccaggcagaatcagctgtggtgccttaatggcggacatgctgggtgctgtggtgcctctatgtgggcatactgggtactgtggtgccatgctgggcacagTGATCCTTTatggggggcatgcagggagctgtggttgttctgtgggcgcatgctgggaagttgtggtgcctcaatgggtggTCTATGGGAGCATGGAAGGGGGTCCACTAAAAGGTCGGGGAATGCCAAATAACCTAgcggcaggccagcccacccagcagaaagccagaccagccagcacagaagccaggtaactctgcttaGTAACACTGGCTATTTATGCAATATATGccgcatttttttttgtattaatggagagggggatattttttttggggggggggggggcttctccaACATTTTGTTGTGCAggtctacttagactgctgttaaagagactctgaagcgagaataaatctcgcttcagagctcataaatagcaggggcacgtgtgcccctgctaaaacgccgctatcccgcggctaaacgggggtcccttcacccccaacccaccccccgcaaaagagtgtcgtagaaaggtcgcagatttattgcttcctggaggcagggctaacggctgcagccctgcctccagtcgcgtctgtcagcggcgcatcgccgcctctcccccgcccctctcagtgaaggaagactgagaggggcgggggagaggcggagatacgcgctgacagacgcgcgtggggcagggctgcggcggttagccctgccccaaccaggaagcgctcccccactgcacggagggggatttaggggtgaagggacccccgttaagccgcgctatagcggcgttttagcaggggcacacgtgcccctgctatttatgaggtctgaagcgagatttattctcgcttcagactctctttaagtgcatgtaaatttggctccacccatggccacacacaTTCTAGTGcgtggtcacacccattttccagctggagtgccccaaatctcttaggatcctagcaacgcccctggagaCAACCACATGAGCTGCAAGTGCCAGGACACAGGAAACAACCACATCTGGGACCCCAAAGTCCAGAAGGTCACAACAGGTTATGAAGGGACAGGGTAGTAGACTAATACATTTGGTACTGCAAGAGCCAGTAGACCACAAGAAGGAATGCAGTGTTCTGGCCAGGTCCTTGCAATCCTTGTGGTGGTCTCCTGTCCTGGCACTTGTGGCCTCTGTGCTGGTCTCTTGCTCCGGCACTTTTTGTCCCTGTGGTGGTCTCTTGTGCTGAACCCTTGCAGTCCCTATGGTTGTCTCCTGTACTGGCAGTTCATGCAGTTCATGTGGTGGCCTCATGATAAGACCACCACAGGGACTTCAAGCTCCAAGACATGAAATCCCTACAGGGATTGCAAGGGCCAAGACAGAGGATACCACCTGAAGGACTGCAGGCAGAGGAAAGACCATACTGAAAATTATAAATAGGGGCTCTTCTGGCTTAATTAATGTTAGGGAGCTCTCATAACTGCAGTTTTTTTGAATGAGCATGTTTTTTTATGGTACACGTTGCAACTGCTGTTGTGGAAGCAATTTTTCTCAATTACTAAAATAATATATAATTTTAAAAAGAATCAGACGTGAATGCTTCCTGCTCTTCTGAAATAGTCACACAGAGATGTGAGGAGGTTTTGCATGCTTTGGAGTTGTCTTGACTGTGATAAACAGTATTGTAgggaaaataggcaaaatagtcttCAATATGTGCTTTATTTCTTCATCCTGCTGACATTATTATATATTGTTTTCTTTTCACAGTGCGTCCGGAAGTGAAGGTGTGGGGCCGTCAGCACCCAGACGGGGTGACAAGACTTCAGTGTCTGGCGTACGGGTTTCACCCCCGAGCTGTGGATGTGAAGTGGGTGAGGAATAGAGAGGACCATATTCCTTCAGATGAAGCCAGTCCCATCCTCCCCCATCCTGATGGGACCTATCAGACCAGAGTCAGCGTGGAAGTGCCAACAAGGGAGGGCGACACTTACTCCTGCCATGTGGAGCACAGCAGCCTGGAGGAGACCCTCACTGTCACATGGGGTGAGTGTATGGAGGGCTGCTAAAAATTATTGGATTAGTCACCGAAATACCCGGAGATACATTAATTCTCCTGGAAGGACAGTACATGGTGCTCATTTCATACAGATTCTCTTCTATCATGACCCATATGACAGCAAGTGTTTATCTCTCTAAGGTAACTTCACCATCTAGCTGGTAGTAAGTTTAATGCTGATGTTTAAATGTTAAATGGATAAAGGCTGGGGGTATTGCACTCTTTCTGAAGAACTCCACCTGACATAGTAATAATGAAGCCAGGGAAAGTAGTCTCACTTTCAATGTGGCATCTACCTGCACAATGTAAAAGTTTACAGGGGATCACCAATTTCCTATCAGATTTTATACCCCAATCTCAACCATAATCTTCCCCCAAGGTCAAGTCCCTGCTTGGATGGGAAACTACAAATGTCTAATCAATGTTGCCCCAGGACTTATTTGTGCAAGGTATAGGAACTGAGACCAGGGAAACCAATGAAAAATCTGAGAACTAAACAGTAATAGAGTGTAGGAACAAGGTCAAAGGTCAATATAGTAAGTCACATGACAGTCCAAGGGTCAGACAATTTGAGGTCAGCAACAAACCAACAGTCAAAACACAGTAAATCAGGCCACCTGGCATATAAACCAGGGGTCATTAAAAGAAGTAGTCACAACAAGCAGTGTTCAGTACAGTCCAAATGATGACAGCAGGTCAACCTAGGCTGTAATGAGAGGTCAATCTGAATTTCACCCTAGCAGCTAGCACTCAGCCACTAACATTATCACAAATGAGGAAGCACTTGATGGGGCAGAACTTTATAGGAGCAATGGCCAATCTTGTGGGACTACTACAAAGCCGACTGAGTGAGCTGGCTTTCGGTGGAGCTGGACTCATCACTGGAATGCCAGCAAGGTACATTTGTGGCACATGAGAAGGCTATCCTATGAGTTGAGGAaggaatctcatgtctgtggaggTAGCAGATGATCACTGGCTGTTTTTTCAAGGTTTATTTTGCACTAGAAAAAGGAGAAATAGACGTTTCCTCAATAAAGCTAATAACTTAGATGTGCAGAGATCAGGGGCGTAATTAGACTCAAtaaggccccctgcaaaaatgatagcctggggcccccttggtctccgaaccccatgcaggtcacgtgatcgggagccagcgaatggcagcagggtGTGTTCTGCTGTTAAGCAGCATCTAGTAACAGGAAACAATTACAGACGCTCTCACTACTCACTACTCTGCATGACGAAAGGAGGTGGCAAGAATGTTTTTTGTGAGCGAATAGGagatttttttgctaattggctgtaaTTTCAGtttgggagagggaggaggagggcccccaaagcctccaggcctcctgcgatggcaggggtttgCAGGGGTAATTGCTAAGCCCATGGCAGCTGTAAGTGAATTGTTGCAATGCAAATAACCTCAAAAAGGGGAGAGATTAAAAACTGCACGCACCTGTCGTTTGCTGGAATCTATCCATGCTTTTTGCATGCAATTACTCTCATTCTTACATACTTTTCCATGGGAAATTGGGGCATAAAATGTATACAGGGGCTTCAGTACCTGCACACTGTGTGACATCTCACTCTGAGTGAGATTACAACAATGCAAGATCAAagaaaagaggaggaaaaggagagTTCTTGCAACACTAATGCA
Coding sequences within it:
- the LOC137527278 gene encoding class I histocompatibility antigen, F10 alpha chain-like; the protein is MKLIPILLLFLGSAAVHADSHSLLFYETTVSAPGSRLPVYFIVVYVDDQQIANYSGDTQQTLPKTEWIKKMEPELWDESTKLSQTAEPFMRHNLQVVMKEFNHTGGTHTYQSLYGCELRDDGSTAGNQRDGYDGRDFLYLDTQRGIFIPAIHEAQLTTQRWNSPEVREGERMKSFLDTFCLEWLKVFTEYGRDDLEIRVRPEVKVWGRQHPDGVTRLQCLAYGFHPRAVDVKWVRNREDHIPSDEASPILPHPDGTYQTRVSVEVPTREGDTYSCHVEHSSLEETLTVTWDPNAESKDKMQIVIIAVSQH